TTTAGGGGGGGAAAACAATACTTAACTTTACCACTTACAATGAGAAGGGTTTTTTTTAGCAACTGACATAAATTGTAAATGTCTTTTGGACTCTGTGATGGACTTGCTACACTCTTGAACTACTTAGATGGTGtcaattccttttctttttttttttctttttttcctgcTACCTACTTGATACTGATTTAATAAACCATTACCTTTGTtatctataaataaataaacaaactaCTTAATAAATAACTATTCTATCCTGCAATGAGGGAGCACAACAAACTGCACAAGAtgtcaaaacaaaataaataccTGTTATCCTTTTAGGGAAAAGCTTTCAAGTCTATGTTCCATGTGTTACCTCAAACTGCAGTCTCCGCAAACCATGACGGAATATGTTATTCTTGTATTTTGGAGAGAATTCATTTAGgggtctctttttctttcttttgttactCAACTGTGTCTCATTTGATTAGTTTCGTGATTTTCCATTGAAAACCTCTGTTTCACTGATTGAATTCCGCTGGTGTAACTAAATTCATCTATCGTCTTTGCTTGTTTCAAGGTTCAATGTTAAGATAACTCAGCACAGCATGATCTGGAGTATCAAGCTGTGAACTTACCACCATAGGTAACTAAGCGTAACTCTTTTAGTGCCATGGGTTCTGGTTACAAATTCACTTGCCCTATCTGCTTTTTGTGCTTTGTTTGGAAAGTGAGGAtgggaagaaaaatgaagggaCAAAAAGATTtcttttcaattcttttttttttgaaactggtaactatatttcttttcaattctttgttgatttaaaaagagaaaaaggaaggaTAGTGGAGAAtgagagagatttttttttcttgacctATTAATTTCTCTTTATTCTACTACTATTTTATGCCTGATATCATTTCTCTAATATATGCACTCTGCTAGACATGTTAGTAAGGCTCACCGAGATTTTAGAGCACCTTTAGTTGGTGTTCGCCCAGGCACAAGTGTAGATTTCAGAGGTGCTGCTTATGATGATTGTTTTGACGTATTCTGTTTAGAGCCCTGTAATCGGGTTGATTGGTGTTTTAGATTGAAGCATACCAGAATATAGTTTGGgtttttatatatgttgatgaaaCACGAATATGCGAATGCAAATACCGAACAGGATGAAAATAGTCAGACGTATGCAACCTTATCTTTGGATGTTTCTTGCAAGTATACTTTTTCATGCTTTAATCTTGTTGAGTGTCCCACACCAGTTCGGGATGGGAGATTTGGTCTCTTTATATAGCTTGGGCAATCCTTCTCGCTTTGAGCTAgtttttggggttgagttagacTCAAGATTCATTCTTTATATGGTATCAGAGTCAGACCCATCCAATTCATGATTTGTCGATGGTGGGCCCCCATATTAAATTGCCCACACTCCATATGTCTAGCCCTAGGCGTGAGGGGGGGTTTTGAGTGTCCCACATCGGCTAGGGATAGGAGATTTGATCTCTTTATATGGCTTGAGAAATTCTCCTCCCTTTGAGCTAgtttttggggttgagttaggcctaAGATTCATTCTTTACAAATCCTGTCATACTTAAAAAATTAGATCTAACAATTGTGCCCTAATTCATCTCCCTCTGtctcgctctctctctctctctctctctctctctctctctctttcagaAATTACTAGATAGGGAAGGTCAAGACGAGTATATGATCCCATATCTTTTTTAGGCAAGTATAAGGACAACCAGTTAAATAGTTGGTTTTTCTGACTTatccttctttaattttttgagtaATTCTGACATCTTCTTGGTTAGCAAACTGTTGTGAAGCCATTCTTCCAGCTTAAAGCCGCTAATGGTCCTTgtaatttattctttaacgatttcCCTTTGCAGCTTTTCCTTGTAAAAAAACTAGTGACAACGTGTTTTCTATCTTTGGGGAGACCAAAAAGCCAACAAGGTTAGGTAAGGTGGGAGTAGACAAGCATTAACTTCCATATAGAAAGTACAAGAAACTGATGGAGTTCTCTATGTAAAACTGTCTGATTGCTGAAACTTTGTGCGGTAAATTACTTCTTGTAATTTTCGTATACCTGTGGCTTCCCCTCCCAAACATTGGAGGAATAACGATGCTGGCATCAagctttttccttttaaaatgtttttttttcttttttggctgCAGAATTCTTTAAGAGCTTTCTGATTTCAGTGGATTTACGTCATGAGGGACAGGTGGCCAAGAGGTAAAAAGTGGCTTAAAGTGGCATCTGTAGAAACAATCCCGCTTGAACTGCTGAAACGAAGCACTACATCAAGGGAAACaaatgaagaaatggatgataTTTTAGAGACCAAGGGAAATTGGCTTCCTAATGACTTACTCTTTaaggtttttcttctacttCCTGCTGAAACTCTCTGTGGACTGCGTTGCGTATGCAAGTCGCTTCTCAACATGATCAACAGTCCGACTTTTATTGAAGATCATTTTCGTCAATCTGAGACGGTTCTAATTACTCAAAACTCCTTTCACGAGAAAAAAAACGTACGGTCACCTTTTCCACTACCTTCAGATAAGCCAAACGAATGTTATTTCCATTTCTGGGACATCCACAGCGGCAAAGGCCACAAAGCTTGTATGCCAAATAATTTGAGGAACATAAAGTGTGTTTTGGCTGCCTGCAATGGTTTGGTCCTGGCCCAGATTAGGAACAATGAAGGTCTAGTTGTTATAAATCCAAGTACACGGAACCACATCAGAGTGCCTCTTGGTACTATTGGCTTCGTGAAGGAGTGCTACGGATTCATGTTCAGCCACTTCACTGGTGTTTATAAAGTAGCACACTTGTTCCTCGATGTATCTAGAAACATTCACTGTGAGATCCTAAACCTTACGACAAGATCGTGGCATGCAGTAGATGGACCTAATCCAGAGGAATTTGGATCGATCACTACTAATAGATGTGTTTCAGCAGTTGGTGCTTTATATTGGCTTCCAAAGAGCGATGGCTGTAACCATGTTATCTCCTTGGGATTTCATGATGAGAAGTTTCTAACCGTACCGCTTCCCATCAGCAGCACCAAAAACGATCGACTTGTTGAGATTGGAGGCTCATTGAGCTTCATAACTCATGCCACGTTGAATTTGATTCAGGTATGGATACTGAAGAGTGGAAATTGGTTAAAGAGATATAGCATCAATAGGTTGTATGACATCACAGGGTTTGTTCCCCTTTGTGCTTCGACGAAGGAAATGTTTTTCAGGAGAGAAGGATGCCCTTTGTTACATATTTACAATTTTGAAACTGAAGAAATGCAGGGGGTCAATTTTGAAAGTACCAAGAGAAATGACGATTTGCAATTTTGCATGCCTCATGTAAAGTCCCTTGTTTCATGGGATAGTCATCTACTTCAGTAGGATGTGTAAATATTCAACCATGACCCTTTGTGGTGTTAAAACTTTGGAAACTTATTATTGAAGGATTTCAATATTGTATTTCAAATTATTCCAagttgagaaaaatacaaaaatccaGCAATAGGAATCTTAAATGTGAATGCAAAGAGTTGAAAGACTGCTGTTTGGAAACCAGGGTTGGAGGAGAGTAGATATGGTCCCATTGTGAAGTTAACTTGCGCCAAAGTACACAAATAGTTGCTTTTAGGATCCTTTTTAAAGCATAGTCGAAATTTACAAAGTATTTGAAGTTTAACCACCTCAGAATCAAATTTCAAACTTTTGTACAGAAGTTTGGTTCTAGCAGTTCAAAACTTCAAACCTTCGagcaaaaaatgtaaaaaatccATGAGTTTATGTGAATAGGAATATGATGAAGAATCTCAAGTTTTAATAGATTTTGTACCAAAAAATACAGAGGCAACTatccccaaattttttcttcctcttttctttcctctttttatAAATATCTTACTATAAGAGCTTCAGTAATCGTCTTTGTTTGGTTTCATAAAGTTATATCAACAGGTGTGCTGTTTTATATCAATGCACGGTCTTATTTGTAAAGGGGGGAAAAAGCCTTTTGCTATATCAATAAAAGACCTTTAAGTAGTAACATAAAGAACATCCAAATCTCATACAAGGCAGCAAGAGATCAACTGTAAAAGTAAATCATATTTGCTAAGCTATTGCTATGTATGTGGCTCCAAGTAAACAAGGTACAATCCAAAGACAAGAATTCAATCGAATATCCAGTTTCCAAGAAGGCTAGAAAGAGTTGCAGGGACACCTTGGCTACCTACCCTTGCTTATTTCAAACGAATAGTTGAGCTCCAAATGACATCTTTTGTCATCATCCACAAACTGCAGAAAACAAGAATCCACAGAAAAACcaaattaatcatctttactCACCAATATGAATTGTAGACTAAAACAAAGATTGAAAACCCGATGAGAGGCAGAGAAGTACACAACCACAAAGTTGCGTAATATACACAAAATTCCCGGTACATGGAAGAGTGCTAAAAGGACGGATACAAAAGCAAAACGCCTTCCTTTGTACAATGGATCTAATTATTGGTTACAGCAGGTTCTCTACTTTATTTTCTAGGTTGGAAAACTTTTTACAGACAGTTACATCTACTTTATTTTCTAGGTTGGAAAACTTTTTACAGACAGTTACATGTTGGGAGTTCACTTTACCATAGTGCAAACACACTATACACTGTTGTGCAGAAGTTATGTTCTATTCCAGAATACAGGATCggaaaaaactattttctattataaatctattacttgtcacgacccaatagCCTACTCACGGATTTGTCCCTTGGGCTATGCCATCATCGAGTACAAAAACTGAGCGTACATTGTGAACTTGTGTTATGCCTTATAAGGGTCTTCACTTTCTCTCCCATTCCGATGTAGGATTCAAGTGTCATGTGCACCTGTTTTTCAGAAGCTTGCCAGCCCAGAAGCCTGCTAATCCCCTTCTCTTGACCCGCCCTCGTTGGCCTGCCCTCCATCATGGGTCTCACGTTACTTGATCAAACTAACCACATTTTCTAAATACCAGTTAAATGAGTTACATTTGAAATGAACAAAACTGTTAGACAAACAAAATCCTTTTGTTTTAAACTTGACAATTATTATTGAAATATATAGCAGAAGAATCATATGTCACTTTAAGTCCTATGTACAACCCAACATTGACCATGCACAACAAAACTACATCCTTACTGAGACCAAGGACTGATTTTTCGTGCATTCTTTTCATTGCCTGCATGAACGCACAAATTGACCAGCACACGCTCAACAAGAATGTGGTATGAACTCTACTTATTCAGTATGTAACTGCAGATGTTCTGAAAAAGAGAAAGTTATAAATGTCGAGTCTCAGACATATCATCTAGTCCCAATTAAAAAACAACGGGAAACAAAAGGTTAAAATCTGTACTATCTTGAGGAAACAGTAGATCTATAACAGTGGGAAGTTGAAACGTATAAACTGTACTATATTTGTTCTTGTGAACAAGCTGACTTATATAGCGTGCTTCATTTCactaaagaaatgaaaaatactaAGCTAAATATTTGATCCAGTAGGAATATAAATGCTCACACCTTAAGTTTAGCTGTATATGTTCCTCTTGCAAGTGCACCTGATGGAGTGGTCTCCTCTtctaacatatgtatataaggttCTCGTTGAGGAGCAAAGGTGCCCAGCATTCCCTTACTTTGATCAACTGACATCCAAAAGAGcaatatgttatgaaatataaCAACAGAAGTAAGTGAAGATTGAAAGTGCAGGTAACCTTGTTTAGTTTTAAGTTAGACTCTGATTGAACATAAGGTTGAGCCTAACGTTAGAACTTAGAATAATAACCGCAAGCTACTGTGCAAGTGCAACCGTAAGCTACTGTGCAAGCACTTCAGCTAACAAAGTGAGTCATGCTGACAAAATATGTGGAATTGATGAAAACTAAAGATAATAGAACAAGACGGGTGCAAGAACTTAATGCGGTTCAGCAAGTATATGCTTTACATCCATGGGGAGATGGATTGTTCTTTCACTAtaaaaagtttataaatttcaCACTTGGATAGTTAGTCTCTAACCAACCGAACCA
This genomic window from Lycium ferocissimum isolate CSIRO_LF1 unplaced genomic scaffold, AGI_CSIRO_Lferr_CH_V1 ctg1649, whole genome shotgun sequence contains:
- the LOC132042600 gene encoding uncharacterized protein LOC132042600 — its product is MRDRWPRGKKWLKVASVETIPLELLKRSTTSRETNEEMDDILETKGNWLPNDLLFKVFLLLPAETLCGLRCVCKSLLNMINSPTFIEDHFRQSETVLITQNSFHEKKNVRSPFPLPSDKPNECYFHFWDIHSGKGHKACMPNNLRNIKCVLAACNGLVLAQIRNNEGLVVINPSTRNHIRVPLGTIGFVKECYGFMFSHFTGVYKVAHLFLDVSRNIHCEILNLTTRSWHAVDGPNPEEFGSITTNRCVSAVGALYWLPKSDGCNHVISLGFHDEKFLTVPLPISSTKNDRLVEIGGSLSFITHATLNLIQVWILKSGNWLKRYSINRLYDITGFVPLCASTKEMFFRREGCPLLHIYNFETEEMQGVNFESTKRNDDLQFCMPHVKSLVSWDSHLLQ